Proteins from a single region of Pseudodesulfovibrio portus:
- the glyA gene encoding serine hydroxymethyltransferase yields MEELLIQDPAVAAAIADEVDRQVSKLELIASENFVSTAVRQAQGSVMTHKYAEGYPGKRWYGGCEFVDEVEDLARDRAKEIFGAAYANVQPHSGSQANMAVYFAACKPGDTVLGMDLSHGGHLTHGSPVNFSGKLFNMVHYGVSRETQTIDYDQVEALAKEHKPTMIIAGASAYPRIIDFARFRQIADEVGAKLMVDMAHIAGLIAAGEHPSCIEHAHYTTTTTHKTLRGPRGGMILGAEDLEQELNSNIFPGIQGGPLMHVIAAKAVAFGEALSPGFVEYQQQVVKNAKQLAASLTEAGYNLVSGGTDNHMMLLDLSEKDYTGKDAQIALDKAGITANKNTIPFETKSPFQTSGIRLGTPALTTRGMIEEDMIVVAEAIVAALNNMNDEKVLEEISNEVEEFAREFPLFAW; encoded by the coding sequence ATGGAAGAACTGCTTATCCAGGATCCGGCGGTTGCCGCCGCCATCGCCGACGAGGTGGACCGCCAGGTCTCCAAGCTGGAACTCATTGCCAGCGAAAATTTCGTATCCACGGCCGTGCGCCAGGCACAGGGGTCGGTCATGACCCACAAATACGCCGAAGGCTACCCCGGCAAACGGTGGTACGGCGGCTGCGAGTTCGTTGACGAGGTCGAGGACCTGGCCCGCGACCGCGCCAAGGAGATTTTCGGCGCGGCCTATGCCAACGTCCAGCCCCACTCCGGCTCCCAGGCCAACATGGCCGTCTACTTCGCGGCCTGCAAGCCCGGCGACACCGTGCTCGGCATGGACCTGTCCCACGGCGGCCACCTGACCCACGGCTCCCCGGTCAACTTCTCGGGCAAGCTGTTCAACATGGTGCACTACGGCGTGTCCCGCGAGACCCAGACCATCGACTACGACCAGGTCGAGGCGCTGGCCAAGGAGCACAAGCCGACCATGATCATCGCGGGCGCGTCCGCCTACCCGCGCATCATCGATTTCGCCCGCTTCCGCCAGATCGCCGACGAGGTCGGCGCCAAGCTCATGGTTGACATGGCCCACATCGCCGGTCTCATCGCGGCGGGCGAGCACCCGTCCTGCATCGAGCACGCCCACTACACCACCACCACGACCCACAAGACCCTGCGCGGCCCGCGCGGCGGCATGATCCTGGGTGCCGAGGACCTGGAGCAGGAGCTCAACTCCAACATCTTCCCCGGCATCCAGGGCGGCCCGTTGATGCACGTCATCGCAGCCAAGGCCGTTGCCTTCGGCGAGGCCCTGTCCCCCGGTTTCGTCGAGTACCAGCAGCAGGTCGTCAAGAACGCCAAGCAGTTGGCCGCCTCCCTGACCGAGGCCGGTTACAATCTGGTTTCCGGCGGCACCGACAATCACATGATGCTGCTCGACCTGTCCGAAAAGGACTATACCGGCAAGGACGCCCAGATCGCCCTGGACAAGGCGGGCATCACCGCCAACAAGAACACCATCCCGTTCGAGACCAAGTCCCCGTTCCAGACCTCCGGCATCCGCCTGGGCACTCCCGCCCTGACCACCCGGGGCATGATCGAAGAGGACATGATCGTGGTCGCCGAAGCCATCGTGGCCGCGCTCAACAACATGAACGACGAAAAGGTGCTCGAGGAAATCTCCAATGAGGTCGAGGAATTCGCTCGCGAATTCCCGCTCTTCGCCTGGTAG
- a CDS encoding acyl carrier protein, protein MSDVAAKVKEIIVDQLGVSEDEVVETAAFVEDLGADSLDLTELIMAMEEEFDLEIDDEQAQKILKVGDAISHIEKAL, encoded by the coding sequence ATGTCCGACGTAGCAGCAAAAGTGAAAGAGATCATTGTCGACCAGCTGGGCGTGTCCGAAGACGAAGTCGTCGAAACCGCCGCCTTCGTTGAAGACCTGGGTGCCGATTCCCTGGACCTGACCGAACTGATCATGGCCATGGAAGAGGAATTCGACCTGGAGATCGATGACGAGCAGGCCCAGAAGATCCTCAAGGTCGGCGACGCCATCTCCCACATCGAGAAGGCTCTCTAG
- the fabF gene encoding beta-ketoacyl-ACP synthase II: protein MNRVVVTSVAAITPLGNDVDTSWQNLLEGKSGIGTITRIDTADLATTIAGEVKDFDPTEFIGKKEARRMETFTQYAVASCRMLLDRAGWTVPESERDRVGTVIGVGLGGLQSIETTHSKMLERGPGKISPFFIPILIANMAAGQVSIAAGAMGPNICTTTACASGTHGVGAAYTDIAMGRADAMICGGAESTITRLGIAGFNAMKALSVRNDEPELASRPFDADRTGFIMGEGCGLLLLESLEHAKARGAEILAEVVGFGASGDAYHMTAPPEDGSGMAYAMGGALREARVDPSKIDHINAHGTSTYLNDLCETRAIKKVFGDHAYNINICANKSQVGHLLGAAGGVEAVFAVKTIAEGVIPGTINQTNPDPECDLDVCADGPREKQVEYALSNSFGFGGTNACVLFKRFTG from the coding sequence ATGAATAGAGTAGTCGTTACCAGCGTCGCGGCCATCACACCGCTCGGCAACGACGTGGACACCAGCTGGCAGAATCTCCTGGAGGGCAAATCGGGCATCGGGACGATCACCAGGATCGACACCGCCGATCTGGCCACCACGATCGCCGGCGAAGTCAAGGACTTCGATCCCACGGAGTTTATCGGAAAGAAGGAAGCGCGGCGCATGGAGACGTTCACCCAGTACGCGGTGGCCAGCTGCAGGATGCTTCTGGATCGGGCTGGTTGGACCGTGCCCGAATCCGAAAGGGACCGGGTCGGCACCGTCATCGGCGTGGGCCTTGGCGGGCTGCAGTCCATCGAGACCACGCACAGCAAGATGCTGGAGCGTGGGCCGGGCAAGATATCGCCGTTCTTCATCCCCATACTCATCGCCAACATGGCTGCGGGCCAGGTGTCCATAGCCGCCGGCGCCATGGGGCCCAACATCTGTACCACTACGGCCTGCGCCTCCGGCACCCATGGTGTGGGCGCAGCCTACACCGACATCGCCATGGGCCGGGCCGACGCCATGATCTGCGGCGGTGCGGAGTCCACCATCACCCGTCTCGGCATTGCCGGGTTCAACGCCATGAAGGCCTTGAGCGTGCGCAACGACGAGCCGGAGCTGGCCTCCCGCCCGTTCGACGCGGACCGCACCGGGTTCATCATGGGCGAGGGCTGCGGCCTGCTGCTCCTGGAATCCCTGGAGCACGCCAAGGCGCGCGGCGCGGAAATCCTGGCCGAGGTGGTCGGGTTCGGCGCGTCCGGCGATGCCTACCACATGACCGCTCCGCCCGAGGACGGCTCCGGCATGGCCTACGCCATGGGGGGCGCCCTGCGCGAAGCCAGGGTGGACCCGTCCAAGATCGACCACATCAACGCCCACGGCACGTCCACCTACCTGAACGACCTGTGCGAGACGCGGGCCATCAAGAAGGTGTTCGGCGACCACGCCTACAACATCAACATCTGCGCCAACAAGTCCCAGGTCGGGCACCTGCTCGGCGCGGCCGGCGGCGTGGAAGCGGTGTTCGCGGTCAAGACCATTGCCGAGGGCGTCATCCCCGGCACCATCAACCAGACAAATCCGGACCCCGAATGCGATCTGGACGTCTGCGCCGACGGCCCGCGCGAGAAGCAGGTCGAGTACGCGCTGTCCAACTCGTTCGGATTCGGCGGGACCAACGCCTGCGTGCTGTTCAAGCGGTTCACGGGCTAG
- a CDS encoding substrate-binding periplasmic protein produces MRVYTLVTAVLLLWCPAALAEAITMQAIVYPPLVYEENGEVYGVAPEVVRAIQAELGDTNPLVVMPWLRAYELTKSGNRHALVAIVRIPEREKLFKWVGPVFSEGDYFFQKRGANLNIRTLDDARRAARIAVRRDGYTHQALHAEGFVNLDVGPSYESSYKKLVQGRVDLVLMGERTHYYMVKQAGLDPNDFERTDYEFARSSAWLAFSRDIPDETIARWQEALDKLKADGTYDAIMRRNFRH; encoded by the coding sequence ATGCGTGTCTATACACTGGTGACTGCCGTATTGCTTCTGTGGTGCCCGGCTGCCCTTGCCGAGGCCATCACCATGCAGGCGATAGTCTATCCTCCTCTGGTTTATGAAGAAAATGGTGAAGTGTATGGCGTGGCCCCCGAAGTGGTCAGGGCCATTCAGGCGGAGTTGGGGGATACCAACCCGCTGGTGGTCATGCCCTGGCTGAGAGCGTACGAGCTGACCAAGAGCGGCAATCGCCACGCCCTGGTCGCCATTGTCCGCATCCCCGAGCGTGAGAAGCTTTTCAAGTGGGTCGGGCCGGTCTTCAGCGAAGGCGATTATTTCTTTCAGAAGCGGGGCGCCAACCTGAACATCAGGACCCTGGACGATGCCCGCAGGGCCGCCCGCATCGCCGTGCGCCGTGACGGCTATACCCATCAGGCCCTTCATGCCGAGGGGTTCGTCAACCTCGACGTGGGGCCGAGTTACGAGTCCAGTTACAAAAAACTGGTCCAGGGCCGTGTGGACCTCGTGCTCATGGGTGAGCGAACCCACTACTACATGGTCAAGCAGGCCGGACTCGATCCCAACGATTTCGAGCGCACGGATTACGAATTTGCCAGGTCTTCGGCCTGGCTGGCGTTTTCCAGGGACATCCCCGACGAGACCATTGCCCGATGGCAGGAGGCCCTTGACAAGCTCAAGGCCGACGGGACCTATGATGCCATCATGAGACGCAATTTCAGACACTGA